The Leptospira fletcheri genome includes a region encoding these proteins:
- a CDS encoding PilZ domain-containing protein: MKYNRIPSTLNVRFETIDDTKLRFAENVLVGLVMRSDSAVDPGTNLSIQIGVLSLSGSIELMMKVIKCERISNFEYDVYLNYTEKDFGKIEAIEDLIRDLA, encoded by the coding sequence ATGAAATACAATAGAATCCCTTCCACCTTAAACGTTCGTTTTGAGACGATCGACGACACCAAACTTAGGTTCGCGGAGAACGTTCTTGTCGGACTCGTAATGAGAAGCGACTCGGCCGTAGATCCCGGAACCAACCTTTCCATACAGATAGGAGTGCTCAGTCTTTCCGGCTCGATCGAACTAATGATGAAAGTGATCAAATGCGAACGGATTTCGAACTTCGAATACGACGTTTATCTAAATTACACCGAAAAGGATTTCGGTAAGATAGAGGCGATCGAGGATCTGATCCGGGACCTCGCTTAA